The following proteins are co-located in the Brassica napus cultivar Da-Ae unplaced genomic scaffold, Da-Ae ScsIHWf_186;HRSCAF=332, whole genome shotgun sequence genome:
- the LOC125599499 gene encoding putative protein FAR1-RELATED SEQUENCE 10, with protein sequence MASKPLNNIWIRRQQCPCGDWKCYIRLEGDESTTKTEIESTTSSSPSPSSSSSSPYVGQIFRTDEEAFEHYTTFARKTGFSIRKARSTESHNLGVYRRDFVCYRSGFNQPRKKPNVQHPRERKSLRCGCDAKLYLTKQVLAIEGTTTTKTQWYVSQFSNVHNHELLEDEQVRLLPAYRKIQQTDQERILLLSKAGFPVNRIVKLLELERGVQLPFIEKDVRNFVRACKRSVQESDALLNEKRESDLMELLESCKGFAERDMGFVYEFTSDESGKVESLAWAYGECVQGYSMFGDVVVFDTSYRSITYGLLLGVFFGMDNGGNAILLGCVLLQDETCRSFTWALQTFVRFMRGGHPQTIVTDIDTGLKDAIERELPNTNHVVFMCDVASKLASWFSQDLGSHYDEFRAGFEMLCRAGSIDEFEQQWDLLVTRFGLVPDRHAALLYSCRATWSPCCVRQHFLAQTMTPEFSLSIDSFLKRIVAEPTCMQALLEEVSVAASLAKQIPQRVPYPTMKTCMPMEDHARAVLTPYAFSVLQNEMVLSLQYAVAEMANGPYILHHFKKMEGECCVFWNPENEEIHCSCKEFEHSGILCRHSLRVLAVKNCFHIPEQYFLVRWRQESSLVSEENQNGMGIGDDCVQTFQSLTETLLTESMVSKDRLDYTNQELSALIDRVRNIEPANTCISHDC encoded by the exons ATGGCGTCGAAGCCGTTGAACAACATCTGGATCCGTCGCCAGCAGTGTCCCTGCGGCGATTGGAAGTGCTACATCCGCCTCGAAGGAGACGAATCAACAACCAAAACCGAGATCGAATCAACAACATcctcatcaccatcaccatcctCATCATCCTCATCGCCTTACGTCGGCCAAATCTTCAGAACCGACGAGGAGGCCTTCGAGCACTACACCACCTTCGCCAGAAAAACCGGCTTCTCAATCCGCAAAGCGCGCTCCACGGAGAGCCACAACCTCGGCGTCTACCGCAGAGACTTCGTCTGCTACCGCTCCGGCTTCAACCAGCCTCGCAAGAAACCCAACGTCCAGCATCCGCGCGAACGCAAGTCCCTTCGCTGCGGATGCGACGCCAAGCTCTACCTAACCAAACAAGTCCTTGCAATTGAAGGAACCACGACGACGAAGACTCAGTGGTACGTTTCGCAGTTTAGTAACGTTCATAATCACGAGCTTCTGGAAGACGAGCAGGTCAGGCTCCTCCCTGCCTACCGCAAGATCCAGCAAACCGATCAGGAGAGGATCCTCCTCCTCTCCAAAGCCGGTTTCCCCGTGAACCGGATCGTGAAGCTGTTAGAGCTCGAGAGAGGCGTGCAGTTACCTTTCATCGAGAAGGACGTTAGGAACTTCGTGAGGGCGTGCAAGAGGAGCGTTCAGGAGAGCGACGCGTTGCTTAACGAGAAACGGGAGAGTGATTTGATGGAGCTTTTGGAGTCGTGTAAGGGGTTTGCTGAGAGGGATATGGGGTTTGTTTACGAGTTTACGTCGGATGAGAGTGGGAAAGTCGAGAGCTTGGCGTGGGCGTATGGGGAGTGTGTTCAGGGGTACTCTATGTTTGGGGATGTGGTTGTTTTCGATACGAGTTATAGGTCGATTACTTATGGTTTGCTTCTTGGGGTGTTCTTTGGGATGGATAATGGTGGGAATGCGATTCTTTTGGGGTGTGTGTTGCTGCAGGATGAGACTTGCCGCTCGTTTACATGGGCTTTACAG aCTTTTGTTCGCTTCATGAGGGGAGGGCATCCTCAGACAATAGTGACGGATATAGATACAGGACTTAAAGATGCTATAGAGAGGGAGCTGCCAAACACCAACCATGTGGTGTTTATGTGTGACGTTGCCTCCAAACTAGCAAGCTGGTTTTCTCAGGATCTTGGGTCGCACTATGACGAGTTTAGAGCTGGGTTTGAGATGTTGTGCCGGGCAGGGAGTATTGATGAATTTGAACAGCAGTGGGATCTCCTTGTCACTCGGTTTGGTCTTGTTCCAGATAGGCATGCGGCTTTGCTTTACTCGTGCAGAGCAACCTGGTCACCTTGTTGTGTCAGACAGCATTTTTTAGCTCAAACTATGACCCCTGAGTTTAGTCTATCTATAGATTCTTTCTTGAAAAGAATCGTCGCAGAACCAACGTGCATGCAAGCATTACTTGAAGAG GTCAGTGTTGCTGCAAGTCTAGCCAAGCAAATCCCGCAACGAGTTCCTTATCCTACCATGAAAACATGTATGCCTATGGAAGATCACGCGAGGGCAGTTCTGACGCCTTACGCCTTCAGCGTGTTACAAAATGAGATGGTTCTGTCTCTTCAGTATGCGGTAGCCGAGATGGCCAACGGTCCGTACATCTTGCATCACTTCAAGAAAATGGAAGGGGAATGCTGCGTGTTCTGGAACCCGGAGAACGAGGAGATCCATTGTTCGTGCAAGGAGTTTGAGCATTCGGGAATCTTGTGCAGGCATTCTCTTCGAGTTTTGGCCGTGAAGAACTGCTTCCATATACCGGAGCAGTACTTTCTGGTGCGGTGGAGACAGGAAAGCTCCCTTGTTAGTGAAGAGAATCAGAATGGTATGGGTATTGGCGATGACTGTGTTCAAACGTTTCAGTCGCTTACCGAAACTCTTCTAACAGAGTCTATGGTCTCAAAGGATCGGCTTGATTACACTAACCAAGAACTTTCTGCACTTATCGATCGTGTAAGGAATATTGAACCTGCTAATACTTGTATCAGTCATGACTGCTAA
- the LOC125599502 gene encoding protein LIGHT-DEPENDENT SHORT HYPOCOTYLS 1-like: MELISQQANKNPNTLTQSTPPSSSRYENQKRRDWNTFCQYLRNHRPPLSLPSCSGAHVLEFLRYLDQFGKTKVHHQNCVFFGLPNPPAPCPCPLRQAWGSLDALIGRLRAAYEENGGPPEANPFGSRAVRLFLREVRDFQSKARGVSYEKKRKRVNRLKTQTQPPLQLQQQQEQQPQQGQSMMANYSGATV, from the coding sequence ATGGAGTTGATCTCACAGCAAGCAAACAAGAACCCTAATACCTTGACACAATCAACACCTCCTTCCTCAAGCCGGTACGAGAACCAGAAACGCCGTGACTGGAACACCTTCTGCCAATACCTCCGGAACCACCGTCCTCCGCTCTCTCTCCCGTCGTGCAGCGGCGCACATGTGCTAGAGTTCCTCCGCTACCTCGACCAGTTCGGGAAAACAAAGGTCCACCACCAAAACTGCGTCTTCTTCGGCCTCCCAAACCCTCCCGCGCCTTGCCCTTGCCCTCTCCGACAAGCCTGGGGCTCACTCGACGCCCTAATCGGCCGTCTCCGTGCCGCCTACGAGGAGAACGGTGGCCCTCCCGAGGCTAACCCCTTTGGCTCACGCGCCGTCAGGTTGTTCCTCCGTGAAGTCAGAGACTTCCAGTCCAAAGCTCGTGGTGTTAGCTacgagaagaagaggaagagagtcAACAGGCTGAAAACGCAAACGCAGCCGCCTCTTCAGCTGCAGCAACAACAAGAACAGCAGCCGCAACAAGGTCAGTCTATGATGGCTAATTACTCGGGTGCAACAGTATga